In the genome of Siniperca chuatsi isolate FFG_IHB_CAS linkage group LG14, ASM2008510v1, whole genome shotgun sequence, the window CAAAAGCATCCAAAAATATTATAACTCAAGGGCCATttgacatttacattaataGGACGAAGATCACAAGTTTGATTTCAAACCACAGGCTCATCATActggaagaaacaaaaagagaaggaTGGCTGTGGAAGAAGGGACAGAGAAAATGATCTCCCTGTCTATTTTCAAGCAAGCAAGTCCACCGTAGGTAAGGCAAGATAATGTTTTGCTTCATCCAGGTGCAACAAAGAAGACTGTATTGAACATCACTTAAGTCTAGAAGCCAAAACTACAAACCTGCTGGAGAGCGACAGGCAGCAAataaaagacaagaggcaggtGAGCGATGAAGCCACCgaggaaggaaaacaaaaaggcagaaaagCATATTTTAAGAGTGACAACATCTActtgttttaaagtaaaaaagaaaaacaatattcaaCACAAACCACAGGAAGTTCCGCCGTTTATTTAACTGCCATTAAAATGGACTTACTGATAAGCCTAATAGGATACAAACTGAGATAATGGGACTTATTAACCTTACTGTTGACGTTGTATTCTGTTCATATATTAATGTGCACAGTGCAATCATCTAAATACTTTACTCCAAGTTTATTGACATTGCAGACACACAGGGGAACATAATTGTTAGTTTGATGAAGACCGAATATAATTGAGttcaattaaataaactaattGCTACTTTTGAACAGACTTTATGCAATGTCCAAATTCTGGTCAGACTTGTGATTACACAGTGCGGTCTGGTGCAGAGAAAAGTGCTTAATTCATTCTCTTCCCTGTTGAAGCTACAATGACAAGTACATACTGAAAACTCGCATCTCATCCTCAAGCAAATCTCCACCTGGGTATTCAAGCATATTTAGTTcacttaaatacatttcaagtgactaaatgtttttcatcatgggagataaaaatactttttttttttttaaacagacggttttgagatatccaaacatttacaataaatactCATAACTGAAATGTGATAAATGCCATAAAATGTTTCGCGTAACCcacttctctgttttttctATCTTGCTTGGTAAATGAGACCGAATGACCGTTATTAAAATGGCTATGTAGTTCTCGGATCTGGCCTTCTGCTTTGTTTATGTACTGCATGTTCTGACATGGCACAAGGGGAAATAAgggcaaaataataataataataataataataataataataataataataataataataataataataataatactaaaattAATATAATCATAAACAAATAGGTTTTGCACAGAATATCAGAGTTCCTACAAATATTTACACAACAGATACAGGCACTTGTATATCTTTGGTTGGAGAAACCCAACATTGCAAGAGTAATGCATTCACAGAGCTTTTGTGTCCCTTATTGTATTTCCAAGGTTCACTAGGCAACtggtatgtttatttttatttcttctgtttcttttgagTTTGTCCATGTTACAGGTAAGTTCTGACATAGCTCTCTGATGTCTTTTTAACCCTCTGACAACGCCACCTGCAACAGAAGAAATGGGTTTTAGTGCAGCTTAAAAACTCATGACAGAGATTACTGCATGCTTTGCTGCATGCAGTAAGACAATCTCACAATCCTTCatagaaacaacacacacacatatcaccACAAAAACTGGTAATTATAGACAGGAGCAGTGAAAATAGATTAGATTATGCACATTGAGGACATCAAATCTTTTCAGTAAGCAGTGATGAAGCCAACAGGACAGGATGACAGGAAAtcactatatatttttttttgtagtcaACTGGAGAGTAAAGAATCTAAAATGTCACACCAGAATTGTGCTTTTAAAGTACCCCAAATTCAGCTCTGTGTAGCTGGTATCAGAATTTTGCAAATttataatctaaatctgcatTTCCACTGGCCTGGTTTAGTCCACTTTAATCACGCCAAGCCCTGAACACTGTCTCACAGCTGATTGCTTTCAACTGTAGCAGAGCTGTGTTAAGTTACTGCTgatgcttcacattaaaagtatACCATCAGTGAACCAGTGctaggcttttattgtgaagcagctacaGAAAATAAGACCTGTTTATCACAGAGTGAGCAGGGCTTCATTTATGGAGCTattgtttaataaaaaacagatcTAAACAAGATATGGACATATGTTGCACTATTTGGTCAGTGGATccgttttaaatattgcagggaggaatataacaaacacagacaacccAAAGTGAGCGCTTCGACGAAGAACTGCAGAACAAGCTCGGCCCCACCCCCACCCGCCTATATTGAAAAATGGTATAATTTGCTAATTTGTTGTTCCCGCAGTAGAGCACTCAAAACCGTCTGTTTGGCCTGACTCAGACAATGAGTCAGAGCTTGCTGACCTATCCTAAAATTGGTAATCCCTGGACTGGTGTGAGCTGGCTCCTCGTGCAGTGGCTGTGATGAAAGGTGATACATGTGGGTaatgctgttgtgtgttttgtgttacaACAAGCAATAACACCAAAGAGAACAATCTTCCATTACCTCGAGGGAGTGAGATGCAACTACGCACGTATCAGACACAGTCGAGGACCATCCGGAAGCACATATCAATGTGCTCCCAGGTTTTATGGCTTTTGTGTGGAGTTACCAACAACACATCTCCTGCTATAATCACTTTAAACATAACCAGTTAAAgcataattagcaaatgttaacatcgGCAGTATTCATATGCGCTTTAtgtcttaaagggacagttcaccccaaaatcaaaaatacatatttttccttgtacttgtagtgctatttacccatctagattgttttggtgtgagttgccaagttttggagatatcagccgtagaaatatctgccttttttgaatataatgggactagatggcactcggcttgtggtgctcaaagcggcaaaaaaatacatttgagaaactcaacagcaatgttactttccagaaatcacgacccggttactcaagataatccacagaccttgttgtgagcagattcatgtaggaactgtcggtagaaagaaaatagttcgtaggaagaaaaatatgcatttttgattttggggtgaactgtccctttaagcaaTAAGGAGTTAATgtgccaaaaaaacaacaattacatATAGATGTCCATGTATTTTGGACAATAAGCAGAGAATCAGCAGTGTGATTGGATCATGTCTTTAACCAATCACTGGTCAATTGATGCTTGTCTGAAACTACCTGTTCACGTCATATAGCACTGCTGGTGTCTGTTGTACCTTCTCAGGGCAGAAGTCAGGGTTGGTTTGCCGTACTTTGCCAGGCCGACCCTTAATGACTGCATAGCAGAACATAGTGATGACCATGACAAACAAGAAGTAGCTTGTGTGCATCAGGTGCAGGTTGATGAGGGAACGGTCATCCTGGTAAGAAAGAGTTACAAAGacagttcagaatcagaatcagaatcagaaatgctttattgatccccgaggggaaactcttttgttgcagcagctcactatcacgtcagtgcacacaggaatagaagtactaagcaaaaaaaatatatatataatacactataatacaggtcagaaaataaattaagtaccaagtgggtataagtataaaatgaaataagtgtgaagtacaaagtgggtttaccggttgatgataataatatggtatgaagtactagtgcatgaactgccaagttaagtgtagcttatttataatgagacggaggatattgcacagcagtaatagaggtatgaataaatatcaatatcaataaatagggaatttaagtatatcgcccaggagtattaacacaggatattgcacaattatgtgaagtattgcatagatgtaatgatcaatgtccagtttaatgacttagggtcatgcagactgacacttagagggaggagttaaagagtttgatggccacaggcaggaatgacttcctgtggcgctctgtggtgctttttgttAAATCTCACAGAGTAACTGCAGGTTTTATTATAATCAAAAGGCAATATGCATGATTTTTTACTGGCTCACTACACAAAATGCCCATAATATGCTGTATATAAGTGTGGGTTACAATATACAGGATATCTCGGTATATTTGTTCCATCATAACTTTGATAGAATGTGATATAAATGCAGTACAAGACTCTTGTTTCATTGTGTAGAGTTTATCAATTGACTTCAAATATACTTTAGTGTTTATGGTGTGAGTTTACATGTTGGAAGAGCTCATCACACTGCACAGCTGATACTTCATGCACATGTTCTTTTGCTCCACTTTCTCACAACAGCTGCAGTACAACTTTGGCATTTTGATCTGGCCATAAAGTATGCcgttatgtgtgtgttgtgttcttccaccactgttttttCTTATCATGAGGACAGTTTAGTCAATAACTCATGCAACAATGTGTTGATTATGTTTCTTCTTTCTACACCACCCCTAGAGCTACTCGTCAGAACGCATTATCAAACATTCCTCAAACTCAGAAACATGTTCCCTCATCATTTGATCCTGCCTTTGTAATTCTTCAAGTAAGCTTATTATAAATGTACTTATATGTGAGGCACTGCCAGAGCAATTATACATGGTTTACCAAATCCATATCATAGGGTACATGTCTATAGGTGTGCAGTTTATACTGCCGTCCCTTGGGGCCAACTTAATAATTACATGACTAGGAgtcttttaaaaataacttcatGGCACTCTGTTTCAGAATGAAAATTACTGGCTActgtttaatataatttaatgcCACCTGATATCAAATAATTTTAAAGAGGTTTTAATGCCAAAGACTAATTTTAACTGCACAGTCACCCTGACGAGTAAAGAAATAATACATAGCTAGAATTATAGCATTTAGAGgcattttgcagatatttagGCTCTCTGAATATAGGATGGAAGGAAACGGGAACATCAAATGTCAAtccatttctgttattttgttaatGGTGGTGGAAAAGGCTGTCTGAAGTGCCACTCCTGAATCCTCTGTGTGTTCAAGTGGGCTGAGATCAGGTAACTGCACAGGCACAGCATATATTTTCAAATTGATTTGAGGCTCACTGGACCATTCAGTGCCCAGTTGTGGCCTGTCAATGTGATCACTGTAATCCTGGAACAATCTACCGCCATCAGTGTAGAACTAAGACTAAATGGCTTTCAGAATGGGCTTTGTGTTTGGTCACAATTACCTTGTCTTATAAGGGGGTGAGTGAGTGATCATATACCCTGCCTGAAAATCCCCACCTGAATAGTTACAATACACAATAATTCTGTCATGTTTgggttttcctgttttttggtACTGTGTTGTGCATCAACGACTTTATAAATATAACATTCTAGAAAATAAATTTTATGTGAAGGTTTACAATATAAACATAATCAAAAAAGTAAACCCTTCTAATCATCTGACATCCTATCTGTTTGGGTCTGAAATCTTATCTGTATAGTTACTTTTATTTCAATACATGGTTTGCAGTCACATGATTTCgatgacgctcgaaattcagaatgaggcaggaagtcaaaggcagaatggacgagatggaggaaagcccgtactgagctatttattgtttactcattgtgtcgtcccagtcaacatgtgtgtgaaatctggaatgacccaattcattcttaaattatggatacattttgaggtcacaatgacctttgagtcaaaagtatCACCAAACTGTGAGTCTTAATAATGTTTgctatcagaaaaaaaaaaggaggcaGTGACTCACATCAGGAACAATGACAGTAAGCTTTGGGTTGAGTGCGTGGTACACCTTGCCGATGGCTCCTTTGTAACACCAGAAGGGGTTGTAGTCCTGACTGTACTTGGTATCCGAGTCGCGGACTGTGGTGAACACCTTGTACCAAGATGTGGCATTGGTGTATGTCTCTGGCACGCAGTGTGGCGGCTGCctacaaaccaaaacaaagattGATGCCTGTTGACTGGTGTCATGGAAATGTTCACATTATGTTGGTTAtggcagtgatggaagaaaaGTTAAAGATGTTGTTGAAGAATTTTTAGttcatttatataattttctgtatttactcatctgattatttatttcataatgtcccTTAATTCAATATCGGCCATTTTGCAGTTCTATTACCTATccaaacagaaaggaaaaaaataagatgCGGACATATCTCAGGGTAGGAGAGCAAAGGATAGAGTCTGTCAAAAATGAATAGAGCTAGATTATgtataataaagcaaaaatcaaTATACTGGGACAGAATTATAGTTAATTATCTATACTTTTATagtttacattttcacagcatGTAGTTTACCTTTGGGCTCCCAGAGGGTTACAAAGCAGTATCCAAGATGACTAATACTCCATAATACTTCCAATTTAAATGAGATACAGTGTGAGATATAGTGAGACATTCTGGAAGCAATGACAAACTACCAATAACTAAGTCACATCTGACATCTGATGAAACTAAATATATCTGATGGACTCTAGATGACACTTAAGTTTCACAGACTGAAAAGACATGCTAATGCACATCCCTGAATCTCATGTACCAAACTGCACATCCCTGTTACAGAGGTCCTGTTTCAGCAAATGTGTAACATGCAAGCTGCGATTTGCTACATGAGATAATTTCCTCTCGCTCATTTtgatacaataaaaacagtatactTGCGCCCCATGCACGAGCATGAAGAGCAATGTAGGACTCGCAAATTCATATGCAATTTGCAAGCGACAATTAGTTTTGAAACGTGACACTGCCACCATATCCAGTACTCGCAATCGCCAGCTGATAAAATCTACTGGAAACATTTATCATTCCAGCTGATGGTTGCCATCTTCAAATAAGAAACCTGAAAATGTAACCCGGTGTTTATATTACAttcagcaaaaacaagcaccATGTTGAACTGCTGTCTGACCTCAAGGACAATAACACTGTTAAGTCATCATGAAATTCATGAATGAAAgcttaacaattaatttatgtGAAAACGAAAATAGCAATGTGACTGCATTGTGGTGCACACAGCAAATCTAACCACGGTGTCTCAACTAACAACGCTCCACCATGCAGATGACAAGAATATACAATATTCTAACAAAAATTAGTTATGAATTTTGGCAGTTTATATTTGGCAAGTATTTATCTgaaaatattttggtttgttcTGGCCTGCATACTTACgttacacattttcttttctcagagACCATATCACAGACTAATTGCTATGATTAAACATTGTATGGAAGCACTAATAATTATACCCAAAATATTGTTAGAAATGATATGAAGGTATTGAGTCAAAAACTTTGGGATACTGTTGTCAATATCAGCCAGCTCTAGGCAGAGACATAAAGTGTGTCCCTATGAGTCAAGGAGGCAGTCCAACTCACACTGTGACTGGGAAGATATTGCTGGCCGCCGTGATGGTCATGCAAGTGCTGAACACCACCTGCTCGCAGTGGCCGTGCAGCACACAGTCGTCTGAGTTCCAGGATAAAGGCAGGGTGAAAGTGATGTTTATTTCTTCATGGGCTTCCCGGCCTACGCACAGAGACATGTGAAAATACAATGAGAACATAACAGATTGTTATAAAattgttataaaaaaaagagaaaaactctGTTTTTCCAaatttctttcacttttcaatCACACCGAGTTGTTTTTAGGAAGCCTGTATTTTTATAAAATGCACAATTCATATGCCTCTAACTTGCATATCCACATTCTCTTAATTGTTATTTTGTCATGGGAATAATTGCCTGTGATTAGCCATGATCAGGCTAAACCAACCTACAGGCCTAGAAAGAGGCGCCTCCTAGCTCTGAGGCAATTATTAGAGCCTAGAACTGTCTAAACAGCATACATACAACTCCCACAGAAGGCAAACAGGGAGAGCCACAGCAGCAATATTTGATGTCATATGAAGCTACTCCCCTGATAACGAATAACAGACTGTTCTGCTTATGCAATACTTATCAAACTGCAAAGGGGATTAGAAGATTATCAGTCAAACTGAGTGGACTCCGTGGTGTAACTGAGGATagatgtggtggtggtgttgggggtggggtgggggggtggggagACGGACCATGGATATTGAGTCATCAACCAAAAGAAATTCTAATTCACACAAGCACAGTCAAACAACTGACGAGGACATGAAATGTCATCGTGTACCTGATTGAGGTAACTTTCTCTCAAAATGTCCTTTGTGTCAAATACATTTGATGGCTAATTAGATGGAAAACAACAACCCCAGTAACATCCAATCATATTCATACAGGTGTAGAGGGCAGGCTGACAggttttcctcttcctctgctgatACCCTCATGCTAACGCTTTTTGGTGCTGCATCTCCTTCACTTTGGAAGATCTAATGTTCACGTATGTGTTTGTTATGCAGGGGATTAGTTCTCCAGCAAAATTGTCATTGCTGCTTGAATTTTTTGAGTTCTCCCTCAAAAGGCAGCATTTTCCGCTAAATGTAACTGTATAACCATTTGCTACAAATGATCATCCCTGTCATGTCTCTGACTGAAGTCAAAAACTTTAGtctctaacaaaacaaaaacccctttttgttttatataaatatgaCCCTTTTACACCACATGAAGCATAACGTTCGTGTCTTCGGCAGAGCAATTTTGAAAAATTAGGAGGTATTGGGAGGTCTTGTTTTCCTACCAACTCATATAAAGGATTCAATAGACTTagaaaaatgttaaaaccaTAATTCAAGATGAGCATTTATACAGAAAACCAACCCAGATGTCAAAATAATATCtttgtatttgatttgtatacacattcacatacaatgtttttttttttaaattcaacttttatattattttatcaataatATGTACTATCATTAAAGGAAAACTATTatgaacaattaattgatttcacAAGACTCTATAAAAGAGGAAGCTGACATTTCCACAGTATACTCTATTCCCCTCTTGTTTAGTGTAAGCCCTATTCAGAGAGGACTATTTGCTCAGTATAATAAAGCATTTGCATACAGTAGCTCCTTACTGACTTTGCTCATCCATTCTAGTGGCTTACAATTGTGTTGTTGGCAAACGGCTAAGCCTGTAACAACTACAGCACCATAAAGTGAAAGACAAACAAGGGCCTGAAAATGTAGATTGTCAGAGCAGACCATCAGAACGGAGCAGGTATTTGGGGCTGGAATGTCCTCAAAGACAGAAAGCTAAAACCGCAGATAAAGCCAATCTGGATGGGATTAATATCAGCGCATagtgctgtaaaaaataaatgtacctgACCTTAACTAAACCCATCTCTGTCGCTAAGTAGTGGAATAACACATTGAAATGCAACCATTTTGCTTATCCTCACAGCaacaatgtttgtgtttgaaagcCCTTATGTCCACGAATCAATGAACATAAAGTACACCGAAGTTCAGTCTGTTTGGTTTTAATACTACATTTTCGACtacatatttcattttcttcaaAGATGACGTTTAAGTATAAAATTGAATTTTATCTGCTTAAGTTGGGGTATGCagttctggagaaatccaataccattacaaataccatgatatagagcaaacaacaacacagcaagtaatgtaactaacgttagctacgttgtgggttagcaaactgtccctacagtcgCTGCttcgaagctaacagccagagaggacgagacggtttcccagccagcaaaccagctccagacagcgatactcacaactctacTGGCTAGAATAGTGTTGcgtggcccggtccgagccactttgtttatttcccatttacagagccagggctgtctacaaacagcagagttttttttcagtgcacacactgaacggacagctagcgttAAAATCCAGccagaaagacagaaatctgCCAAGTTTAATGTTGTCATTTCTTCTATCCTTCTAAATTCTTTCTCTGTGGAACTGTACAGCAAACATACATCGGAGGTGCAGGGGCAAGAAAAACCACACATGCTCTTAATATGTATGTGTTGTCACAAGAGACAAAAAGTTCAAAGTTCACAAACACATACCTAAGCATGCAGACAATAATGAAACAGAAGCTCAAAGCCAGTGGTATTCAGTCTGAAACCTATAGGAGGACTGAATGGGAACAGCTTAAGTGTTACACAACACTGCCACTGTTTGCTCACCATGTCAAAGTAAAGTCACCACACTAAGAGGTAAGTTAAAACCCATTAAAAGGACAAACTCAACCAAAACTTTGAGAGATTTAGTGACGTCCAGAGTCAGATATCAGAAATATCAGTATCAGTGCCGATCAACGCTTACATAAGCATTTGATATATTGAGCCAAATATAATTCCgattctttctttattttagcCCACTGCACTCTGTCTATGTCACCTGTCATGTACATgttattgtatatatgtatatatatatatatatatatatatatatatatatatatatatatatatatatatatatatatctctatctatctatctatctatctatctatctatctatctatctatctatctatctatctatctatctatctatctatccacaGCCTGTGGCAGCAAGTCATGGCATTATGCAATGGTATGGTACAAAGGTACGTTTTATAAACTACAACTATTTTGTTGAGATTTCTGGCTGCACTGTACATGGTGGAGTCGTGACACTTTCTTTCATGTGGGAATTTTTTTCAGGAAGTGGAATGGAACAGTGTGAAACAGGTATATGATTGGAGAATTATGCTGGAGTGGGGTGGATTGCAAATAGGTATGTAAACacgcacaaaacacacagcccATGATGATTTGCcgttaaacacaaacattttttttcttttcactgacTACGGGGCAAATACAAACTAGCCATGATGAGAAAGAGAACCTACCAGATAGGCCAACTTGCTGCCCCAGCACTGTAGCATACAGGTGGGTGATATTGCGAGAGTACCCTCCAAACGGGCGCTGAGGGTCCAGCGTGAGGGTGATGGGGACTGAGATGTTGATGGGACCCGAGTCCTCTAGCAGGAGGGGAACCTGGGTGCTGGAACGAGCTTGGCCGCTGGTCACAACCATGCTCTCTGGCGTGGTCGACTCATTCAGACCATGCTTTATCGTTT includes:
- the tmem248 gene encoding transmembrane protein 248 isoform X2 — encoded protein: MVYLLNPIENLRSYINNRPPLVIFMISVSAVAIAFLTIGYFFKIKEIKSPELTEDWNTFLLRFNELDFCVSENETIKHGLNESTTPESMVVTSGQARSSTQVPLLLEDSGPINISVPITLTLDPQRPFGGYSRNITHLYATVLGQQVGLSGREAHEEINITFTLPLSWNSDDCVLHGHCEQVVFSTCMTITAASNIFPVTVQPPHCVPETYTNATSWYKVFTTVRDSDTKYSQDYNPFWCYKGAIGKVYHALNPKLTVIVPDDDRSLINLHLMHTSYFLFVMVITMFCYAVIKGRPGKVRQTNPDFCPEKVALSEG
- the tmem248 gene encoding transmembrane protein 248 isoform X1 yields the protein MVYLLNPIENLRSYINNRPPLVIFMISVSAVAIAFLTIGYFFKIKEIKSPELTEDWNTFLLRFNELDFCVSENETIKHGLNESTTPESMVVTSGQARSSTQVPLLLEDSGPINISVPITLTLDPQRPFGGYSRNITHLYATVLGQQVGLSGREAHEEINITFTLPLSWNSDDCVLHGHCEQVVFSTCMTITAASNIFPVTVQPPHCVPETYTNATSWYKVFTTVRDSDTKYSQDYNPFWCYKGAIGKVYHALNPKLTVIVPDDDRSLINLHLMHTSYFLFVMVITMFCYAVIKGRPGKVRQTNPDFCPEKVQQTPAVLYDVNRWRCQRVKKTSESYVRTYL